The following is a genomic window from Rutidosis leptorrhynchoides isolate AG116_Rl617_1_P2 chromosome 8, CSIRO_AGI_Rlap_v1, whole genome shotgun sequence.
ctaattataactttaacgataataacgatagtaataataaaaaaaataacaatttttaatgataaatcccttttattgataaagataataataatgataataataagataaaactagaacgacgataaagacgacgataataataatcatttttaataaaaatattgaaaattcaattgattataacttctaatccggtcatcgaaaccattcgatatctaaaggaaaagttcttaattttttgctagctttccaaggacatgcatatcttataccttatctcaaccgtaagtgtaactaattcaagattcaacctaacctgtctaagggcaatatcaaaagtacaagcatgcataatcctaaatactcgagcactagtcagggatacactattagtatgtaaaagttaaattatgagtactcacgtatcaatattgagattcaatattgcaggaaaggtacgtagacgcaacggaaatgataaacactatattgacctcacgagcatacccatgaaccatactcaatcacctccatagctataacccataatttccttaatcctatcccacttgaaaaacaattttgaaatcactcggacagcactccgtcgtaatattttatgtatactaataatatcttgaaataatacggagtaaatatatatatgtaaatcgattgagagagtttagagaaaaatattttcaagtttctatgaaataatgaaacctattgaattctatttataatagattttttgaattattaaagtgaattattaaagtatgaattattaaagtggattattaaagtatgaattattaaagtgaattattaaagtatgaattattaaagtgaattattaaagttaaagtaaagtaaaaataaagtaaaggtaaagtttaagtatagtaaaagtataaaactatgcacgtataatatgcgtataaatgtatataatattaatttaaatcgttatatttatttaataaaataaaatataaatatcgttatctttatcatactagttaagtaatgagttgtcaaaagtggttctagatatttataaaaggtatatacgttttaataataaagttctttttaaactgaaaacgtttttgtacgtttgaaactaaatagatcaatcgagtctttatgagattcaatcttccactatcctttgtctagttctcaatgattgacaatttgttcttatttataaatcactttaccattttccgaatattgttaaaatggaaagatttctcaaatcaacgtgggcctttcaacagagacttgtaatcataattcaatatatctgataattcaatcatttgatcttatcttttaattccattgataaacattttgaaacagatacaatcatataaagtatttaatctaatattttgtttacgtttcaagttataatatatatacatatatacatatataatcatattcgtttaatggttcgtgaatcgttggaacttggtcgaggttgaatgaatgtatgaacatagtttaaaattcttgaaatttaacttaacaaatattgcttatcgtgtcggaaacatataaagattaaagtttaaatttggttggaaatttccgggttgtcacaaaatcaCCCCATCTACCATTTTCAAAGAACTCAAACATCACCACTGGTTCctactatattttttttctgtcgTACAAGCTGCgtaaaatattttttttcttcttccaaaTGTTTACCATGAAATAAATATAGCGATAATGTGGAAGCATATTTAAGGCAAAGTAAGTGCGTTATTCTCTTATGACCAACAAACTCACCTCACCCACTCCATTTTTTTTGATACGTCGTATTATTTAAATTACTAAGGTGGGACGGTTCAAGCAAACCCCACTTGATTAGTATAAGAACATGGAAATGATTTGTGCAAAGTGATTTGATTGGGAAACTCTTGGACGAACACTTGCTATCCATCTTACCCCACTTGATTATTTTGACCTCCTTTCCACTATCACACAAAATAATAATGTGTCAAGTGAAAATTTTGAATCACTTGAGGGTACGTGTTTATTTTTCTTGGTGGCTGACCAAAAGCAAACAACCCCACAATTACAAACCACAGCTTCATGGCCGACATATTGGGTCACTTAAAGTGACGTATGATTACATAATAAACAATGTGTAGGTTGAATAAAAACTGCACTTTTCTTTTTTCGGTGGAGAATCTTCAACAAGCTACGAATACTTCTTTTGATTGGACTCAGTATCCGCTAGTTGGAACATAAAATATTACGGTGTACTAAATAAAGTATGTGGATTAAAGTTGGTGATGGTCGATAAAAGCAGTAGGGACGTGCCATTTTTTTAAGGGAACTTACAAAATTAAAGAACCCTACTTCCAGCTCATTATTACTTGTTGTCGTGCAATTGATAAAGAATCCAAGAAACAAATTTTGATTTTGTTTATCAATTTGGGCCGAACTGATCCAGTTTCCCGTGGGCCAAAATAGCTGTACGAATTTTATCCTGTTTTGATCCCGGTCGAGTTAAGTTTTGGGAGAAGGAGAAAAATAAGGGAAAAACATAAATACGGGTTTAATGTAATAATACCCGATATAGAACAGACAAACTGAAATAGAGAGATGGCCGTGAGTGTTGTGTTTGaacgagaggtcctgagttcgagctCGGGCTGTAGTAattttttttgggaaaagcttttaaATTCCTTTGAAGGTAgtaaacctattattattattattattattattattattattattattattattattattattattattattattattattattattattattattaattattattattattattattattattattattattattattattattattattattattattattattattatcacatcattattattattaaagataagtattattattactatgagtataagtaatattattatcatgactattaaaattatcatttaaaactatcattagtattattattagaattatcattatttttatcattattatctttattaatattatttataaatatggttattattattaattttattaatattataattattattatcatcattattattattataatttttaacagtaatactattattaacattattatcattactatcatttttactattactagtaacattattattatgataagaaactatattattattatttacaagattaccattaatattaacatttttattacaatagaaattattattaaaatacttatataacacatatatataaaagtaaaacTAAAAATATAAGCAATTgaaataaattatattaataataacttgttcgatcacgagtatatgtgttaatgtatatacaaatgatataggttcgtgaatccaaggacaaccctgcacttattcagtgccgtcatatgtatttttactacaaaatacagaattgtgagttcatttgattcccttttactctttacatttttgagactgagaatacatgcgctacttttacaactgccttattaaatgattttgaaatacatttagaactgcgaatacatgaaatgcttttataaatgtttgacgagatagacacaagcaaaacattcctcaaatgaattatgtgaaagtgataattgccaccattgaattatgtggacgtgataattgccacaattgatatgaatatttttccctgattattattgcttggtaacctaagaattagggaacattactaattttgagaattagtgcacgcctaattgacgcgaatcctaaaggtagctaccgggtttaacacccccacccagaatgttcactagacggaagggctagtggcgtggtgtttagtacttcgaagtttatatgattattatacagacgagatgttctgttttggggatattattatgcgcattatatgttaaggtcggttaccaatccAAGCTataaaagcaatgaaaagtgaatgttatgtatcgagagaatgattttatacacaggttatatgtatgttatttttgtgcacgagatatgtgtacggttacgaagatttatgaaagatgatttcgtacaggagaaaggtgtactgtatttaaaagatatcgcatgtacattacaggtgggtataggattcggcccatttgtaccatgcagcatttaaatcttgtggtctatcaaaatgatgaattttactgttttatgataaacttatgaactcaccaaccttttggttgacactttaaagcatgtttattctcgggtatgaaagaaatctttccctgtgcattttctcatattacatggagtcgttcatggcatatagaggtcaggacctcgcaatgggaccaactgttgaagacttcgtccagatggattaggacgggtcactacaggttttcCCACATATTGTGCATAAACCCATTAGCCGTCAGGTTGGTGGGTAatagtatataatataacataGTTTTATGTAGTGTGCATATGTACCATTGACTTAGTACTCATTCTGTATTTCACGTGTATATTGACTGCTTATAGAGTCCAGGTCATTAGCATAAGTTGTTAGCTAGAATTCAGGAGATTTAGCTTATCACTTTCTGTATATATACTTGTATCGACCTATCAATGAAATGAACACAGAATTGTTATTTTCATGGTATCAGGCCAATACACATCTTACCTTTAAAATAGTCGTCTTCTTCAATCAATCACCTTCTTCAATTTTTCATCTCTCTATCTGATCTTTTTCATGGCTGCCGCCAGGTTATACCCTGCAATCACCGTCAGCAACATCAAAGACTTTATTCCAATTACCCTTGAACTCAACACCAGCCATTACTCTTCATGGGCTGAATTATTTAATATCCACTGTCAAGCCTTTGATGTTCTCGACCACATCATTCCCTCCGATGATACCTCTTCTGGTTCTACAAATTCTGGTCCAAATCCTACTGTTGATTGGGCTAAACTAGACGCCATTGTGCTCTCTTGGATTTATGGTACCCTCTCCAATGAACTACTTCTTAACATCCTCACCCCTGGTTCCACCGCTCAACAAACGTGGGACCGAATCAAAGGCATTTTCCACGACAATCAAAATTCAAGGGCTGTTCATCTTGCTACTAAATTCACCAATACAAAGCTCAAAAATTTCACCAACATGTCtgctgatagttatgcgaggtgtatataaaatagctattatattttagcaggaaatactattaaatacgatacaattttacacaagatatttatttatttatagaatggatatacttaaaccttgctacaacacttataggcagtgtacctaatcgtacagtagtgtagtttttagtaagtccggttcgttccacagggaaaatttttaaacaaagcttaacgctatattagtttacttttataaaaatacaaatatatataagtaatattattattataaagggggatttttaccgtttaatgaccggtttgtcgattttaaaactttagtcgcagttaaaaccaaatgtaaaataataaataaatacaagacttaatttaaagcgtaaagtaaataacgataatgaaattgcgaataataaaagtgcgataaaataaacttgcgataattaaaaagtacgataattaaaagtgcaattaaatataataacaataaataaaagtgctataattagaagtgcaattaaatataaaataaaggaaattaaatatgaaataaaagaattatgcttatttaaacttccgtaatcatgatgtttgacgtgttgattttagttttatgcccatgggttaattgtcctttgtcctggattatttaatatgttcgtctggtttttgtccataacagtccatcagtcataaatataaagtgcgagtatcctcgtcaaattatccttatacccgaagttaaatattccaactaattggggacttaaactgtaacaagattttaatactttgtttaataattacaccaggatgtcgactgagtgtaacccaaggttttaatattttgttatcaattataccaagtgtccttgtacataatttcacccctgttttaattattctagtggctattaatccattcccgtgtccggttaaatgaacgattattcatacatataaataccccgcccatcgtgtccgatcgagtgtatatggtaatttatagggacgcccaattgtaaatctttatattaacattaacaaactatcatttagttaaacaaatataaagcccattaatagcccatagtctaatttccacaagtgtcgttcttttgtccaaaccccaattatggtacaaagcccaattacctaattttagtaattagcccaacatcatgattacttcgttttaaataagcataataataacttagctacgagacattaaattaaaaaggttgaacataacttacaatgattaaaaatagcgtagcgttacacggacagaatttcgacttacacccttacaatatttgctaacatacccttattattaggattaaaattaaaattaaaattaaaattaaaatataaatataaatatatacgtttagatagatggatggatatattggatgatttttacgatcagaatgtgcgagctttataggcagtttcaaaattaggggctccgcgactcgcgtagtttttgcactgcaaactccgcaactcgcggagtttgcttttacagctcacacaagtttggagcctttcttgccgacggtttataatatattatataatatataaataattataagaattatttaaatattatattatatttatgtgcatagttgacttgtaatttttagtccgttgcgtcgagcgttgagagttgactctggtctcggttccggattttcgaacgtccttgcgtacaatttaatatcttgtactttgcgttttgaatcttgtactcttgtaatttcgagacgtttcttatcaataattggaacctctttgattgtattttgtacttttgagctttttggtcgtttgcgtcttcaattcgtcgaatctgtcttttgtcttcaccttttattatttaaacgaatatcacttttaaatagaacaattgcaactaaaagcttgtctttcttgaggaataatgctatgaaatatatgttcgtttttagcattatcaaatattcccacacttgagcgttgcttgtcctcaagcaatatcgtcttgaaatactagaatcacttctttattcttcacactttgtacatcagtgatttctatacggcggtataaacaatggtagtaacgatatggtttacagtcccacatgactataaaaatttagatccattaaggaaattggatctttatgaaaacatttgatcttttgaaaattaaatctagtttttaccctagatgagttttccggaataacccttcaccggtgtttgcaaaatatttttgtgggtttggtgggtttcagatttgaaaattttagctcaaaacttgcggttttgtgtcacccacttgctaaccttgtatttggaaagcaacacgtccagtttacttgtcccgtatattacctttcggtaaactaccgttcggttgtaaagaaaagcgttgaacaagcaactgttaaggcaatgtcccctgatatgcttttaattatggtctataacgtgtcggacgcaattactatccttggtaggagcaatagtaaagatcacccttatgatttttcggtctggcacaaggtcctgtctttgaccactatgcaactaccgttcttacggttgacacccgatttagttcaggtgacctaatgaattacaggtgaattcctaggattttatgttcaatggtaatgaacgcattgaaaatagggttttcagaaaacaaatcggtttgtaattttgatcaaaatattttctcgttcaagctcgaatttagatatcattgaattccatgagtttgtaattctcaatctttaaggtcaatctcaaggattgagtaatatcaggcttaaaagctgatttttgatcttttaaggagattatcctttattgggatctgattcattagtcttatccagctaatttgcatggtgccccccattttacgagataaatccttctcatggttatgataaatctgaccacttggcgaccctgtttaatgctgaggtctgtggatttcctgctgattttagtgatgacttttctagatttttcgtcaacttacagctggtctggacgacaacttcttgacctaaatcaagaagcacgtgtctttttcggaagactttacttccttttaatgatggaatagattcatcgtgtagatccatctttcttacagtaaatcgggtaaaactttttagtttagtccaaagcaaaagtattttcagttatttgttacagatatatgtgacatatgtttaagataacttggtaaattttcccacacttggcttttattttcctttttatcgtcctctattccattttaaatgaattttaacattttggtttgtttctcaatttatgtcctttctgaggtaacaataatttcggtgttaaaacctagttttatcgttcataaatatgtataaacatgattttgagttcatttaattgaaaattttgaaaatttttactagaattgggtagtcagtatataagactagggctgttctttattatcagagagcactagattctaatacaactactactttactagtatttctaatggtaaccaagtgtataaagtaaaaattttaaaatccgaaagaatttaaccccttcccacacttaagatcttgcaatgccctcatttgcaagaaatcagtaacaatttaaattattgagggtgatttgtgtgaaaatgattaaattttaccaaagtttccaaatatattggcatttgtttgctgaatgataaatggtgcacatcatttgttcattccgtcttgttgttatttcacatatattttgcatcttgtcgtcaaaattagttgcttttgctgaacttaatgccagtctttgaaaatgcgttgttttaccctgttgtgtacataagataaactgcaaacatatatacatatttttgaagtttggtatattaccccacattcaaaaattattaaaatctaagaataaaagttagaaaactataaaaactattacaatattaatataagtattaaacgtatcaacattacaaattacaaaataaataaaactaagtagactagggatgatactgataccaataggggttccatgcataaccataggtgctataaaatgcttcggctgggttatacgtaggatacgatggttgcatctctatagaccagggagggaatatgggttttggagtaggaatatagtttctacctatatgttggcaatgagctatgatttggttttgatgaacttgccaatcttcaaatgctctctgtctagcattttcgtactcctgtgaagctataaacctttgcatttcttgcatttcatttccccctcctacattaccttgctgttggtttctctcaacctgtggatgtctaccacggtattgtactgcggcgttatttcgcctcttcataactttcgcaccatggtatgcatttaaacctattgtatcgtggggttctggttcttctactaataatcccccccgacttatatccacaccgagatattcagcaatcaaagtaataaaaataccacctcctattatgctatgcggtctcatccccctaaccatagctgataaataataacccacacaataaggtatacttacagcgctttgtgggtctcgaatacacatatggtaaaacaaatcatgttcatttaccttttccttgttcttacctctttgtgtaatcgaattagctaaaaacctatgaattactcttaattcagctctatctatatccaaataagagtaatttccccctttgaatcggtaatggcttgtcatttgactccatacaccatgtgtatcaaaattttcatctatctttctaccatttagtatcaaccctctacaatcggcagatgctaactcctcaggcgtatatatacgtaaagcctgagccatgtctagtaaagacatgtggcgcatcgaacctcctaacaaaaatctaataaaagatcgatcggttaaactagctacccgatcatttaattctatactacacaacaattcttcacaccatactttatatacaggtctacgcatggtgaataaacgtacccagtcgttaaaagtagaattaccatacctctgtgcaagtaattccctaattggcccggccaattctacagcttctaatggtccccattctatgaccctcggtacctcaacaactttagaatgaagagtatgcaaacccctttggtattttggataatctatccaaagtctgtcaaatctcaggttcggatgcaaatcttccaagtgcatatcagaaaatgtcatggctagatgaggtatatcttgcttgtagtagttatccacctcctgttgttccgcattctcagcaggagcattgcgagcttgggatgaagattcacccctttcagtctgcaaaacacatcaaacacaatttttgtgcatccaaatatgcattagtgtcagcaaaatcatcaatccaaataattacaatgacatgaccaatttatatcaaacttaagctcattttcatattttcatcaaatctacactttttcaaataagcatatacgaaaatgttcgtcaagttcataagcattcaactcaaataacatgtcaaaataatcattactagcaattaaacaagtttcaaatggcattatctttcaaaaatcaagttcatgaattttagacttgaaaaagtccactttaattctcaaaatcatgtttaggctcaaagtttggatcatttaactacctaaacatgttacactacttaatttagcaacaattcatgacaaaaatcggccataacctgtttatatcaaaaagccctaaatttgctcaagaacacaaaccctagattactcaaaatttgaagtttaaggcttctaatcatgttaaatagcatcaatctaggttatacaagcataatacataaacaatttaagcataattacactaaaaagtatcaaaatcaaattggggaaaaaattgctcaagaacactaattttcggattaaatggtgtttaggtgtagaaatttaccatttttcttgagtaattccttgatagcatccttctcaacatgattttagtaaaagatttgatgattaacggttaaaaattgtgattttgggggtgtttttgcgggtttattttcgcagtgttttctttgtgttgggttggggactgatcagttcatcccttatattttttttctgtattttggtcctcccgcgagtcgcggggtttaaacctttaaactccgcgagtcgcggagtttgtttttttttaacatcttatactaattaaaacaattaagtaattaattttaaaattttgtttcccttgttatttaggacgaggtcgtttcggatcgatgtcctagtctgtccttcgacaaaattttaaaatttgtctttttgtagcgattgttttaaaagctaagatttttgggttttttttttaatgtttttggcatactttaattcaataagattaaaaataatgataataaaagttctcgtccctcccttgggtaaagcaatttcggtttaaagacctagtcttcaacttacgactaattttaaaaatcatatttttaacttaatgagataaagtaaatttttgtttttaaattcacacaatttaaatataaaattcaaaattaatattaaaaattcacaccaaacttaaaatttgaaatgcataaaattaaaaattcatattttaaaaattaaaaattcacaccaaacttaatttaaaaattcatattataaattcacaccaaacttatattaatttttcaaatatttacaattttaaaaatattgtttttacaaagtttacaatattaatttaagatttatatattaattttaaaaacatggcaaaaataaaattaaaaatctttttggctttttatcccactttaatcaatcaaatattatcaaaaatatgcgcccctcttttcggtaaagtaattttggttccaagacctaatttaactcatgacgaatttttgaaatattttaggttgattgattaaagatatttataccttaagaataaacgttaaattttgcagtgatgtaataaatttttgaatgatatcaataatttcggtcgccaaacctaattttattcaataccaatttaatactttatagcgaacaaattagcgtttattatcaaaaggttaaaaataaaaataaaaataaagactgtacagacttacttgtgaaatagatt
Proteins encoded in this region:
- the LOC139864159 gene encoding uncharacterized protein, producing MAAARLYPAITVSNIKDFIPITLELNTSHYSSWAELFNIHCQAFDVLDHIIPSDDTSSGSTNSGPNPTVDWAKLDAIVLSWIYGTLSNELLLNILTPGSTAQQTWDRIKGIFHDNQNSRAVHLATKFTNTKLKNFTNMSADSYARCI